In one Mucilaginibacter sp. PAMB04168 genomic region, the following are encoded:
- a CDS encoding molybdopterin-dependent oxidoreductase has protein sequence MSKHQKNKAKQLPLTEPYDKKKVTRRTFISTLTFGAGGVLAYLGWNKIYLATKETTADATAGARAPLRKGLDANGELFESTIGPNDLSRTYPKSAAVKKPRINGDVGITDKGVDDWQLHIIKSPSESLRISIDDLKKLPKTEFAFEFKCVEGWSQISHWGGVKFSDFMKHYRLAEQAKLAYVGMHTPDKKYYVGIDMPSALHPQTLLCYEVSGQPLSAEHGAPLRLIIPTKYGIKNLKRIGTLFFSNERPPDYWAERGYDYFSGL, from the coding sequence ATGTCAAAGCACCAAAAGAATAAAGCAAAGCAACTACCGCTCACAGAACCCTACGACAAGAAAAAGGTTACCCGACGTACGTTCATATCTACATTGACCTTTGGCGCCGGAGGGGTATTAGCTTACCTGGGCTGGAACAAGATTTACCTCGCAACAAAAGAGACAACGGCCGACGCAACCGCAGGTGCACGTGCTCCTTTAAGAAAAGGCTTGGATGCCAACGGCGAACTTTTTGAAAGTACCATAGGTCCGAATGATCTCTCGCGTACTTATCCCAAGTCAGCAGCAGTTAAAAAACCTCGTATAAACGGCGACGTGGGAATAACAGATAAAGGTGTAGACGACTGGCAATTACATATCATTAAAAGCCCATCTGAGTCATTAAGAATATCTATAGACGATTTAAAGAAACTCCCTAAAACAGAATTTGCTTTCGAGTTTAAATGCGTTGAAGGCTGGAGCCAGATAAGCCATTGGGGCGGTGTGAAATTTAGTGATTTTATGAAGCACTATAGGTTAGCTGAACAAGCCAAACTCGCTTACGTTGGTATGCATACGCCCGATAAGAAGTATTATGTGGGTATTGATATGCCAAGTGCATTACATCCCCAAACCCTTTTATGTTACGAAGTAAGCGGTCAACCGTTGTCCGCAGAACATGGCGCACCGCTACGGCTCATCATACCCACTAAGTATGGCATTAAAAACCTAAAACGGATAGGTACGTTATTTTTTAGTAATGAACGACCGCCAGACTATTGGGCTGAACGCGGATATGATTACTTTTCGGGGTTATAG
- a CDS encoding cytochrome b/b6 domain-containing protein: MKYIINKHPLAIRWFHWLNFPLLAIMIWSGLLIYWAYDPYAIKLFGHTIFKFFPEWFYQKYHIKRRLAEGMAFHFVFMWLFAINGFLYVLYTAISGQWRNLLPQKSSWREAWLVLLHDLHIRKTAPLVNKYNAAQRIAYTAILVMGVGSLLTGFAIYKPVQLSWLVLICGGYKTARLIHFTLTIGYCLFFVIHIVQVALAGWQNFFSMIRGFEVTDKPITPIVSKTVEDVKAPKE; this comes from the coding sequence ATGAAGTACATCATAAATAAGCATCCATTAGCTATACGCTGGTTCCACTGGCTTAATTTCCCCTTGTTAGCTATTATGATCTGGAGCGGGCTGCTTATTTATTGGGCTTATGACCCCTACGCTATAAAACTGTTTGGCCACACAATTTTTAAATTCTTCCCTGAGTGGTTCTATCAAAAATACCATATCAAACGCCGGCTCGCTGAGGGCATGGCCTTTCATTTTGTTTTTATGTGGCTGTTTGCTATAAACGGCTTTTTATATGTTTTATACACGGCAATATCCGGCCAGTGGAGAAATTTGTTACCTCAAAAAAGCTCGTGGCGTGAGGCATGGCTGGTATTGTTGCACGATTTACATATTCGCAAAACTGCTCCGCTTGTAAACAAATACAATGCTGCACAACGCATAGCTTACACCGCTATACTTGTTATGGGCGTGGGCTCGCTACTTACCGGGTTTGCTATTTACAAACCTGTACAACTTAGTTGGTTAGTGCTCATTTGCGGGGGGTACAAAACTGCCCGGCTTATTCATTTTACGCTTACAATAGGCTATTGCCTGTTCTTTGTAATACACATTGTTCAGGTGGCTTTGGCTGGTTGGCAAAACTTTTTTAGTATGATACGTGGCTTTGAAGTAACCGATAAACCTATTACTCCAATTGTTTCTAAAACTGTAGAAGATGTCAAAGCACCAAAAGAATAA
- a CDS encoding pyridoxamine 5'-phosphate oxidase family protein, protein MDSINQQQPEDNFKNLQGEEAKQKIKELAEKTETCFFCSNIKTGVPISTRPMAVQKIDDEGNFWFLSADDSHKNEEISHDPFVHLLFQGSAHSDFLNIYGIAEISKDKEKIKELWKPILKAWFTEGEDDPRITVVKVEPTEGYYWDNKHGNAIAFLKQAASAVVGKTLDDSVEGKLEMED, encoded by the coding sequence ATGGATAGCATTAATCAACAACAGCCCGAAGATAATTTCAAGAACTTGCAGGGCGAAGAGGCCAAACAAAAAATTAAGGAGTTGGCCGAAAAGACCGAAACTTGTTTCTTTTGCTCTAACATAAAAACAGGTGTTCCCATCTCTACACGCCCTATGGCTGTACAAAAGATTGATGATGAAGGTAATTTTTGGTTCTTAAGTGCTGACGATAGCCACAAGAACGAAGAGATTTCTCATGATCCCTTTGTCCACCTTTTATTTCAGGGGTCAGCGCATTCAGACTTCCTGAACATTTACGGCATAGCTGAGATTAGTAAGGATAAAGAAAAGATTAAAGAATTGTGGAAACCCATACTTAAAGCATGGTTTACTGAAGGTGAAGATGACCCTCGCATAACCGTTGTAAAAGTGGAACCTACTGAGGGTTACTACTGGGACAATAAACACGGCAACGCCATAGCTTTCCTTAAGCAAGCAGCAAGCGCTGTTGTAGGCAAAACGCTGGATGATTCAGTGGAAGGCAAGCTTGAAATGGAAGATTAA
- the accD gene encoding acetyl-CoA carboxylase, carboxyltransferase subunit beta, protein MAWFKRESKGITTSTEDKKEAPDGVWNKCPNCKRPLHYTEQVENQYVCHYCGFHLRIGSKEYFSVLFDNNEFTELFANLRSGDPLEFVDTKKYSDRLRDTMSKTGLNDAIRAAHGLVDGQPLMVACMDFNFIGGSMGSVVGEKIARSIDYSIANKVPFLMISKSGGARMMEAAFSLMQMAKTSAKLALLAKARVPYISLLTDPTTGGVTASYAMLGDINIAEPGALIGFAGPRVIKETIKKDLPKGFQTAEFLQEHGFLDFIVDRREMKEKLASFLKMMTN, encoded by the coding sequence ATGGCTTGGTTTAAAAGAGAATCAAAAGGTATTACTACCTCCACTGAAGATAAAAAAGAAGCCCCGGATGGTGTTTGGAATAAGTGCCCTAATTGCAAAAGGCCCCTGCATTATACCGAGCAGGTAGAAAACCAATATGTTTGCCATTATTGCGGTTTCCACTTGCGTATTGGATCAAAAGAGTATTTCTCGGTTTTATTCGATAATAATGAGTTCACTGAACTTTTTGCCAACCTGCGCTCGGGCGACCCGCTTGAATTTGTAGACACAAAGAAATATAGTGACCGTTTAAGAGATACAATGTCTAAAACAGGCTTAAACGATGCTATACGTGCGGCCCACGGTTTGGTAGACGGTCAGCCGTTAATGGTAGCTTGTATGGATTTTAACTTTATAGGCGGCTCAATGGGCTCGGTAGTAGGCGAAAAAATTGCCCGGTCTATCGATTATAGTATTGCCAACAAAGTGCCGTTCCTAATGATTTCAAAATCGGGTGGGGCGCGTATGATGGAAGCAGCGTTCTCCCTGATGCAAATGGCTAAAACGTCGGCAAAGCTGGCACTGCTGGCTAAAGCACGTGTACCATATATTTCGCTTTTAACCGACCCCACAACCGGAGGCGTTACCGCATCTTATGCTATGCTAGGTGATATCAATATAGCAGAGCCAGGTGCATTGATCGGGTTTGCTGGTCCGCGTGTAATAAAAGAGACTATTAAAAAAGACCTACCTAAAGGCTTCCAAACCGCAGAATTTTTACAAGAACACGGTTTTCTGGATTTCATAGTAGACAGACGAGAAATGAAAGAAAAATTAGCGTCCTTTTTAAAAATGATGACTAACTAA
- the fbaA gene encoding class II fructose-bisphosphate aldolase codes for MDLKNYKGVLHGDQVQEMFEAAKKHQFALPAVNVIGTNSINAVMETAKAVNSPVIIQLSNGGAQFYAGKSLDNSKLQACILGGVSAAKHVHLLAEHYGVAVILHTDHAAKKLLPWIDGLLEHGEKHFAETGKPLFSSHMLDLSEEPIEENIEISAQYLARMAKMNMTIEIELGVTGGEEDGVDNSDVDSSRLYTQPEEVAYAYEHLSAVSPRFTVAAAFGNVHGVYKPGNVKLQPVILHNSQEFLKKKHNIETEKPINFVFHGGSGSSQEEIREAISYGAIKMNIDTDMQWAFWEGIKDFYKSKEGYLQSQIGNPEGEDSPNKKYYDPRVWLRKGEENFVKRLTQAFADLNCLDVNSKL; via the coding sequence ATGGATTTAAAAAATTATAAAGGCGTTTTGCACGGTGATCAGGTGCAGGAAATGTTTGAGGCAGCAAAGAAGCATCAGTTTGCTTTGCCTGCTGTTAACGTAATTGGCACTAACTCTATTAATGCCGTTATGGAAACAGCCAAAGCAGTTAACTCACCTGTTATTATACAATTGTCAAACGGCGGCGCACAATTTTATGCCGGTAAATCACTTGATAATTCGAAACTGCAGGCATGCATTTTAGGCGGCGTATCTGCAGCCAAACACGTACACTTGTTAGCAGAACACTATGGTGTAGCCGTAATTCTGCACACCGATCACGCTGCTAAAAAATTATTACCGTGGATTGACGGCTTGTTAGAACACGGTGAAAAGCATTTTGCTGAAACTGGTAAGCCCCTTTTCTCTTCACATATGCTCGATCTATCTGAAGAGCCAATAGAAGAAAATATTGAAATTTCAGCTCAATACTTGGCTCGCATGGCCAAAATGAACATGACTATTGAAATTGAGCTGGGTGTAACCGGTGGCGAGGAAGATGGCGTGGATAACAGCGATGTTGACAGTTCGCGTTTATATACCCAGCCTGAGGAAGTTGCTTATGCATACGAGCACTTATCGGCTGTTAGCCCGCGCTTTACGGTAGCTGCTGCATTTGGTAATGTGCATGGTGTTTACAAACCAGGCAACGTCAAGTTACAACCAGTTATTTTACATAACTCTCAGGAGTTTTTAAAGAAGAAACACAATATTGAGACCGAAAAGCCAATCAACTTTGTGTTTCACGGCGGTTCTGGTTCAAGTCAGGAAGAAATTCGCGAAGCCATCTCTTACGGTGCCATTAAAATGAATATTGACACTGACATGCAGTGGGCTTTCTGGGAAGGCATAAAAGATTTCTACAAATCTAAAGAAGGTTACCTTCAATCGCAGATCGGTAATCCTGAAGGCGAAGATTCACCTAATAAAAAGTATTACGATCCACGTGTTTGGTTACGCAAGGGTGAAGAGAACTTTGTTAAGCGTTTAACTCAGGCTTTTGCCGATTTGAATTGTCTTGACGTAAACAGCAAACTGTAA
- a CDS encoding low affinity iron permease family protein: MSKKKSSFMEQFANWATTATGSSGAFILAALVVIVWGASGPVFHFSETWQLVINTGTTIITFLMVFLIQKAQNKDSRALHLKLNELIAAMEGASNRMVNIEDLSEHELEQIHKFYVRLSELAKTEDDLGCTHTIDAANLNHESKSERSKHTTQRINDSRSKSK; encoded by the coding sequence ATGTCTAAAAAGAAAAGCAGTTTTATGGAGCAGTTTGCCAATTGGGCAACTACTGCAACAGGTAGTTCAGGGGCATTTATATTAGCTGCCCTGGTTGTAATAGTTTGGGGTGCCAGTGGCCCGGTGTTTCATTTTTCTGAAACCTGGCAGCTGGTTATCAACACCGGTACTACTATAATAACCTTTTTAATGGTGTTTCTTATCCAAAAAGCGCAAAACAAGGATTCGAGAGCCCTGCATTTGAAGCTTAATGAGTTAATAGCTGCAATGGAAGGTGCCAGTAATCGTATGGTGAATATCGAAGACCTGAGCGAGCATGAGCTGGAGCAGATTCATAAATTTTACGTGCGACTATCTGAACTTGCTAAAACGGAGGATGACTTAGGTTGTACACATACTATTGACGCTGCTAACTTAAATCACGAAAGTAAATCAGAAAGATCAAAACATACTACACAACGTATAAATGATTCGAGAAGTAAAAGTAAGTAA
- a CDS encoding GNAT family N-acetyltransferase: protein MIREVKVSKVTEQNDLEKVFAIRHEVFVVEQNCPPQLEHEFEDQSNHFLATVNNTPAGASRWRKTDKGVKLERFAVLKDYRGQGVGQALVQAVLNDLPAEVDNVYLHAQIQAVSLYEKFNFVKIGPEFEEAGIKHYKMVLKR, encoded by the coding sequence ATGATTCGAGAAGTAAAAGTAAGTAAGGTAACCGAACAGAACGATCTGGAAAAAGTATTTGCCATACGCCATGAGGTTTTTGTGGTTGAGCAAAATTGTCCGCCTCAGTTGGAGCACGAGTTTGAAGATCAGTCAAACCATTTTTTAGCTACAGTTAATAATACTCCTGCAGGAGCATCGCGTTGGCGCAAAACCGATAAAGGGGTTAAGCTGGAGCGTTTTGCGGTGCTAAAAGATTATAGAGGGCAGGGAGTAGGACAAGCGCTTGTACAAGCCGTGTTAAACGACTTACCGGCAGAGGTTGATAACGTATACCTGCATGCGCAAATCCAGGCGGTATCATTATATGAAAAGTTTAACTTCGTTAAAATTGGGCCCGAATTTGAAGAGGCCGGTATTAAGCATTATAAAATGGTTTTAAAGAGATAG
- a CDS encoding NAD(P)/FAD-dependent oxidoreductase, which translates to MDAKQNTKFPLVVIVGGGFGGIELAKHLAKEPVEILLLDKHNYHSFPPLLYQVATGSLECEAIAFSLRKNFEGQKNLRFRVAEVTAVNTENNYLETTIGEIAYDYLVMATGSTTNFFGNKDIEHYAMPMKTIPEALNLRYMFLQNLEQAVIAPTKEERDPYVTFVMVGAGPTGVELAGSFAELRNHVLSKDYPELRKEDMKVYLVDFLPKVLGPMSDEASKKAQEFLEKMGVEVLLNVKVASYDGTELKFEDGRVIRTKNVVWSAGVMGVVPQGIAKENLVRGNRIKTDEICRVVGTTNVFAIGDVGASVTEATPNGHPGVAQVAIQQGKKLAENLSHLVKGEPTEPFKYKDLGSMATIGRNKAVADLGKIKLSGFFAWLIWMFVHLISLLGFRNKVITFINWLGSYVTYNGGTRLIIRRYVREVAPEAAAAAQLPKTD; encoded by the coding sequence ATGGATGCAAAACAAAACACAAAATTTCCACTGGTAGTAATAGTAGGCGGTGGCTTCGGCGGTATTGAGCTGGCCAAACACCTGGCTAAAGAGCCGGTTGAAATATTATTACTTGATAAGCATAACTATCACTCATTCCCTCCCCTGTTATACCAGGTGGCTACCGGAAGCCTGGAGTGTGAAGCTATAGCCTTTTCATTGAGAAAGAACTTTGAGGGGCAAAAAAATCTGCGTTTTAGGGTTGCCGAGGTTACCGCAGTAAATACAGAGAACAACTACCTTGAAACGACCATTGGCGAGATAGCTTATGACTACCTGGTAATGGCCACCGGATCGACTACCAACTTTTTTGGCAATAAAGACATTGAGCATTATGCCATGCCTATGAAGACCATACCTGAGGCGCTAAACCTGCGGTATATGTTTTTACAGAATTTGGAGCAAGCGGTAATAGCTCCCACTAAAGAGGAACGCGACCCATACGTTACTTTTGTAATGGTTGGAGCGGGCCCAACGGGTGTTGAACTTGCCGGTTCTTTTGCCGAATTACGTAATCATGTATTAAGCAAGGATTACCCGGAGCTGCGCAAAGAGGATATGAAAGTTTATCTGGTCGACTTTTTACCAAAGGTTTTAGGTCCAATGTCTGACGAGGCTTCAAAAAAAGCGCAGGAGTTTTTAGAGAAGATGGGCGTTGAAGTACTGCTTAACGTAAAGGTTGCCAGCTATGACGGTACGGAGTTGAAATTTGAAGACGGACGGGTTATACGGACCAAAAACGTAGTATGGTCGGCAGGTGTAATGGGTGTTGTGCCACAGGGTATTGCTAAAGAGAACCTGGTGCGCGGCAACCGCATCAAAACCGATGAAATTTGCCGTGTGGTAGGTACAACCAACGTATTTGCCATTGGCGACGTAGGTGCTTCGGTAACAGAAGCAACACCTAATGGTCACCCCGGTGTTGCGCAAGTAGCCATTCAGCAGGGAAAAAAGCTGGCAGAGAACTTGTCGCACTTGGTTAAAGGTGAACCAACCGAGCCATTCAAATATAAAGACTTGGGATCAATGGCAACCATTGGCCGCAATAAGGCAGTTGCCGATTTAGGTAAAATTAAACTGAGCGGCTTTTTTGCATGGTTAATTTGGATGTTTGTGCATTTGATATCACTGTTGGGCTTCCGTAATAAAGTTATCACTTTCATCAACTGGCTGGGTAGCTATGTTACCTACAATGGCGGCACACGCTTAATTATACGTCGTTACGTACGCGAGGTTGCTCCGGAGGCTGCAGCCGCAGCACAGCTGCCTAAAACAGACTAA
- the secDF gene encoding protein translocase subunit SecDF has product MQGKGVIKFFAVLVALVCLYQLSFTWVTKKVEDDARAYAKGNPEKEKAYLDSISNKPVYPLFGHDYQYCKNNELALGLDLKGGMNVTMQISLSELIRTLANNNPDVTFNQALHNADVIAKTSPENYIDIFMREYKKISPNGKLAPIFSTQANQSNLKFDASNSQVESYLREQSNTAVTQSFNILRSRIDKFGVTSPNIQQQAGNRILIELPGVSESSKERVRKLLQGSAKLEFYATYDNTEVAQLLFNINGIIAAKNKSTAKKDTTATAATAVADTAKKGGSLLSKVKQNSAKDTSAASLKNKSQLTETLPLLSILQPNAGQSANGMQPYPGPVVGYSLIKDTAKVNSYLNSPDVKAVIPRNMKLLWAAKPNEGGTKALSLYAIKLSGAENGPVLSGEVITDAKSDLNQTKGGYEVSMAMNSDGAKTWRRATAEAAGNPTDPNDNRSIAIVLDENVVSAPRVDNEIAGGQSSISGNFTQDETKDLANALKAGRLPAPARIVSEDIVGPSLGQEAINNGLVSCGVGLIVVLLFMILYYNNSGVVADIAVFVNVFFLMGVLTSIHAVLTLPGIAGIVLILGISVDANVLIYERVREELASGKSKRLAIADGYKHALSSILDSQISSFLTGLILFIFGTGPIQGFATTLMIGILTSLFCSLLISRLIFEWMLDKDMNIKFSNAWSSNLFKGANYAFVKNRFRFYAFSGIFILAGIISMFTRGFSYGVDFQGGRSYVVRFDKTLTTQDVRSAIDNTLGKGKSEVKSFGSGNQVRITTNYLIEDNTTVADNKVESTLRKGLSQVSPTFKIMSSQKVGPTIANDIKTSAIWTVIFAILVISAYILIRFRRWQFSLGAMVATAHDALLVLSFFSLFNGVLPFALDIDQAFIAAILTVIGYSINDTVVVFDRIREFLNLHHAKTDDPAVVVNQAINSTLSRTIITALTVIFVLIVLFIFGGDVIRGFSFALLVGVCFGTYSSICVATPVMLDFGGKKLN; this is encoded by the coding sequence ATGCAAGGTAAAGGGGTTATTAAATTTTTTGCTGTATTAGTGGCGCTTGTTTGCTTGTACCAGCTTTCGTTCACCTGGGTAACCAAAAAGGTAGAAGATGATGCCAGGGCTTATGCTAAAGGCAACCCGGAAAAAGAAAAAGCTTACTTAGATTCTATTTCAAATAAACCGGTTTATCCGCTGTTTGGCCATGACTATCAGTATTGTAAAAACAATGAGCTGGCCTTAGGTTTGGATCTAAAAGGCGGTATGAACGTTACCATGCAGATCTCTTTGAGTGAGCTGATCCGTACGTTGGCCAACAATAATCCGGATGTTACCTTTAATCAGGCTTTGCACAATGCAGATGTAATTGCAAAAACAAGCCCTGAAAACTACATCGATATTTTTATGCGCGAGTATAAAAAGATTAGTCCTAACGGCAAGTTAGCACCTATTTTTTCTACACAGGCTAACCAAAGCAACTTAAAATTTGATGCCAGCAACAGCCAGGTTGAATCTTATTTACGCGAGCAATCAAACACTGCCGTTACCCAATCATTTAACATCCTGCGCAGCCGCATTGATAAATTTGGCGTAACCTCTCCTAACATTCAGCAGCAAGCAGGTAACCGCATCTTAATTGAGTTACCAGGCGTGTCTGAATCCAGCAAAGAGCGTGTACGTAAATTGCTGCAAGGCTCAGCTAAACTGGAGTTTTATGCTACATATGATAATACTGAAGTTGCACAATTACTGTTCAACATCAACGGTATAATAGCAGCCAAAAACAAATCAACAGCTAAAAAAGATACTACTGCAACCGCAGCTACAGCAGTTGCCGATACGGCTAAAAAAGGTGGTTCATTGTTAAGCAAGGTTAAGCAAAACTCGGCTAAGGATACTTCAGCTGCGTCATTGAAAAACAAAAGCCAGCTAACAGAAACACTTCCTTTATTGTCTATACTACAACCTAACGCAGGGCAAAGTGCAAACGGCATGCAGCCATACCCTGGTCCGGTTGTGGGTTACTCGTTGATAAAAGATACTGCTAAAGTAAATTCATATTTAAACAGTCCAGACGTTAAGGCAGTTATCCCAAGAAACATGAAGTTACTTTGGGCAGCTAAACCTAACGAAGGTGGCACAAAGGCTCTTTCTTTATACGCCATTAAGCTTTCAGGTGCAGAAAATGGTCCGGTTTTAAGCGGTGAAGTTATTACCGATGCCAAAAGTGATTTAAATCAAACTAAAGGGGGCTACGAGGTTTCTATGGCAATGAACTCCGATGGTGCTAAAACCTGGAGACGTGCTACTGCTGAAGCTGCCGGTAACCCTACCGATCCTAATGATAACCGCTCAATCGCCATTGTACTCGACGAGAACGTGGTATCTGCTCCACGGGTAGATAATGAGATTGCTGGTGGCCAGTCCTCAATCAGCGGTAACTTTACTCAGGATGAAACTAAAGACTTAGCTAATGCATTAAAGGCTGGTCGTTTGCCTGCTCCTGCTCGTATTGTGTCTGAAGATATCGTTGGTCCGTCATTAGGTCAGGAAGCGATCAACAACGGTTTAGTATCGTGTGGTGTTGGTTTGATTGTAGTATTGTTATTCATGATACTTTATTACAATAACTCAGGTGTAGTTGCCGACATTGCAGTGTTTGTAAACGTTTTCTTCCTGATGGGTGTATTAACCAGCATACATGCCGTATTAACGTTACCTGGTATTGCCGGTATCGTGTTAATTTTAGGTATATCGGTTGATGCTAACGTACTTATTTATGAACGTGTTAGAGAGGAACTTGCTTCTGGTAAATCTAAACGTTTAGCCATTGCAGATGGTTACAAACATGCCTTGTCTTCAATTCTCGATTCCCAAATCAGTAGCTTCCTTACCGGTTTAATCCTATTCATTTTTGGTACAGGGCCAATACAAGGTTTTGCTACTACCTTGATGATCGGTATCCTGACATCATTGTTCTGTTCTTTGTTAATCTCACGTTTAATATTTGAATGGATGCTGGATAAAGACATGAATATTAAATTTTCGAATGCATGGAGCTCTAACTTATTTAAGGGTGCCAACTATGCGTTCGTAAAAAACCGTTTCAGATTCTATGCTTTCTCAGGTATATTTATTTTGGCCGGTATAATCTCTATGTTTACACGTGGATTTAGCTACGGCGTAGATTTCCAGGGTGGCCGCAGTTACGTTGTACGTTTCGATAAAACGCTGACTACCCAAGATGTTCGGAGTGCTATCGACAACACGCTGGGCAAAGGTAAATCAGAAGTTAAATCTTTCGGTTCGGGTAACCAGGTACGTATTACTACCAACTACCTGATAGAAGATAACACCACGGTTGCTGATAATAAAGTTGAAAGCACGCTGCGTAAGGGTTTAAGCCAGGTTTCTCCTACCTTTAAAATCATGAGCTCGCAAAAAGTTGGGCCAACTATCGCTAATGATATCAAAACATCGGCGATATGGACTGTAATTTTTGCTATCCTCGTTATATCCGCTTATATCTTAATCCGGTTCCGCAGATGGCAGTTCAGTTTAGGCGCCATGGTGGCTACGGCACACGATGCGTTGCTGGTATTATCGTTCTTCTCTCTGTTCAACGGTGTGTTACCTTTTGCATTGGATATAGATCAGGCATTTATTGCAGCTATCTTAACTGTAATAGGTTACTCCATTAACGATACTGTGGTTGTGTTTGACCGTATCCGCGAGTTCCTTAACCTGCACCATGCCAAGACCGATGATCCGGCTGTAGTAGTTAACCAGGCTATTAATAGTACACTAAGCCGTACCATTATTACTGCTTTAACTGTTATCTTTGTGCTCATCGTATTATTTATATTCGGTGGTGATGTGATCCGCGGATTCTCGTTTGCCTTATTGGTGGGTGTGTGCTTTGGTACCTACTCATCCATTTGTGTGGCAACACCGGTAATGCTCGATTTTGGCGGCAAGAAGCTCAACTAA
- a CDS encoding dihydrofolate reductase, with translation MKPKIIITVAISENNAIGKNNQLLWHLPNDLKHFKDITSGHTVIMGRKTFDSVGKPLPKRRNIVITRQDIEIPGCEVVNSLDAAIALGANEPELHIVGGAEIYKQAIPITDILNLTIVHQVFEADTFFPEINMTEWEEVGREDYQADEKNALPYSFITLKRR, from the coding sequence ATGAAACCTAAAATAATTATCACGGTTGCAATATCAGAGAACAACGCCATTGGAAAAAACAATCAGTTGCTTTGGCATTTGCCTAATGATTTGAAACACTTTAAGGATATTACAAGCGGGCACACAGTAATTATGGGGCGCAAAACGTTTGATTCGGTTGGTAAACCATTGCCCAAGCGCCGTAATATTGTGATTACCCGCCAAGATATTGAAATTCCGGGATGTGAGGTTGTTAATTCTTTAGATGCAGCTATAGCGTTAGGTGCTAATGAACCCGAGCTGCATATTGTTGGCGGTGCCGAAATTTATAAACAGGCTATACCTATAACAGATATATTAAATTTAACTATTGTGCATCAAGTGTTTGAGGCCGATACATTTTTTCCGGAAATAAATATGACTGAATGGGAAGAAGTAGGTCGGGAAGATTATCAAGCCGATGAAAAAAATGCGCTTCCTTACTCCTTCATCACCTTAAAGCGGCGCTAA
- a CDS encoding thymidylate synthase: MKQYLDLMRHVLENGAQKHDRTGTGTISVFGYQMRFNLKDGFPLVTTKKLHLKSIIHELIWFLSGDTNIKYLKENGVRIWDEWADAEGNLGPVYGYQWRSWPTPDGRHIDQISQVVKTLKTNPDSRRIMVSAWNVADVDQMALPPCHSLFQFYVEPADIKKGETRGKLSCQLYQRSADIFLGVPFNIASYALLTMMVAQVCDLDYGDFIHTFGDAHIYNNHLEQVDLQLSREPRPLPTMHINPEVKDIFDFKFEDFTLENYNPWPHIKGAVAV; this comes from the coding sequence ATGAAACAATATCTCGACCTGATGCGCCATGTGTTGGAGAATGGCGCTCAAAAGCACGACCGTACCGGAACAGGCACCATCAGCGTTTTTGGGTACCAAATGCGCTTTAATTTAAAGGATGGCTTTCCGTTGGTAACTACAAAAAAGCTGCACCTTAAATCTATTATACACGAGCTTATTTGGTTTTTAAGTGGCGATACCAACATTAAATATTTAAAAGAGAACGGCGTACGCATTTGGGATGAGTGGGCCGACGCCGAAGGCAACCTTGGCCCAGTTTATGGCTACCAGTGGCGCTCATGGCCTACGCCCGATGGCCGGCACATTGACCAGATAAGCCAGGTGGTAAAAACACTGAAAACTAATCCAGATTCGCGCCGCATTATGGTATCGGCATGGAACGTGGCCGATGTTGACCAAATGGCGCTTCCACCCTGCCATAGCTTGTTTCAATTTTATGTGGAGCCAGCCGACATTAAAAAGGGTGAAACACGGGGCAAATTGTCTTGCCAGTTGTACCAGCGCAGTGCCGATATATTTTTAGGAGTACCGTTTAACATTGCTTCGTACGCCTTGCTTACTATGATGGTAGCCCAGGTTTGTGACCTTGATTATGGCGACTTTATACATACGTTTGGCGATGCCCATATCTATAACAACCATTTGGAGCAGGTTGACCTGCAGCTTAGCCGCGAACCCAGGCCATTACCTACTATGCACATCAATCCTGAAGTAAAGGACATCTTTGACTTTAAATTTGAAGATTTTACGTTAGAAAATTATAATCCCTGGCCGCATATTAAAGGTGCAGTAGCCGTATAA